The Aureispira anguillae genome contains a region encoding:
- a CDS encoding metallophosphoesterase, producing the protein MRVWATSDLHIDYKENLDWFLQLSEMDYQQDILVIAGDITHDLKEVQKLFESLVPKFFKVLFVPGNHDVWLKAKGEEDSFKKFYQLLALANATGVQTRPFVSPALSIVPIFAWYDFSFGQPSAAIRRAWVDFKACKWMMEEEALTDYFLQMNEPFLQQKSKEIISFSHFLPRASLIPSNVPKLVKSLLPVFGSSRIEEQLKRLKTDLHIYGHSHLNRSVQKDGIWYLNNAFGYPHEAHICRKKLLAVYENGTVVRGIKQWPVGPKESD; encoded by the coding sequence ATGAGAGTTTGGGCAACATCAGACCTACACATTGACTATAAAGAAAACTTAGATTGGTTTTTACAACTCTCAGAAATGGATTATCAGCAAGACATATTAGTTATTGCAGGAGATATTACCCATGATTTAAAAGAAGTTCAGAAACTATTTGAATCCTTGGTACCCAAGTTTTTTAAGGTGTTATTTGTGCCAGGCAATCACGATGTGTGGCTCAAAGCAAAAGGAGAGGAGGATTCTTTTAAAAAATTCTATCAATTGTTAGCATTGGCAAACGCAACGGGAGTTCAGACAAGACCTTTTGTGAGTCCTGCTTTAAGTATTGTACCCATATTTGCTTGGTATGATTTTTCTTTTGGGCAACCTTCTGCGGCAATCCGACGAGCTTGGGTTGATTTTAAGGCTTGTAAATGGATGATGGAGGAAGAGGCATTGACCGATTATTTTTTACAAATGAATGAACCCTTTTTGCAACAAAAAAGCAAAGAAATTATCTCTTTCTCTCACTTCTTACCTAGAGCCTCATTAATCCCTTCTAATGTCCCAAAGCTCGTCAAATCTTTACTGCCTGTTTTTGGCTCTAGCAGAATTGAAGAACAGCTAAAACGATTAAAGACAGATTTACACATTTATGGGCACAGCCATCTTAATAGAAGTGTTCAAAAAGATGGAATTTGGTACCTAAACAATGCCTTTGGTTACCCCCATGAAGCACATATTTGCCGTAAAAAGCTCCTAGCCGTTTATGAAAATGGAACGGTAGTAAGGGGAATAAAACAATGGCCAGTTGGTCCTAAAGAATCGGATTAA